In Persicimonas caeni, a single window of DNA contains:
- a CDS encoding SPFH domain-containing protein, with the protein MLVVALGFSVVWILGSLWMLKRSMRSVAPHEALVIMRSAEPHVAFSRALVLPYVQEAYVLSTKTVEVPVQCVGQEACRTADNLKADVEVSFWVKVNRTREDVLRVVETHGCEKASDPEFVRSLFRRKFVETLRTVVRSLDYDALEREFPKIGEQVVRLLGPDLGGFVIEEFVVESCKATALEHYDEHDPLDRQGLARLDGSHRGQAPVEPAADAADW; encoded by the coding sequence GTGCTCGTCGTGGCGCTTGGATTCTCGGTCGTTTGGATTCTTGGTTCCCTGTGGATGCTCAAGAGGAGCATGCGTTCGGTTGCGCCACACGAGGCGCTGGTGATCATGAGGTCTGCAGAGCCCCATGTGGCCTTTAGCCGCGCTCTGGTGTTGCCGTACGTTCAAGAGGCGTACGTCCTCTCGACGAAGACGGTCGAGGTGCCGGTGCAGTGCGTCGGCCAAGAGGCTTGCCGCACGGCCGACAACCTGAAGGCTGATGTGGAGGTGAGTTTCTGGGTCAAGGTGAATCGCACCAGAGAAGACGTGTTGCGGGTGGTCGAGACGCACGGGTGCGAGAAAGCTTCTGACCCGGAGTTCGTGCGCAGCTTGTTCAGGCGCAAATTTGTCGAGACCTTGCGTACGGTCGTACGTTCCCTCGACTACGACGCACTGGAGCGCGAATTTCCGAAGATCGGTGAGCAGGTCGTACGCTTGTTGGGCCCTGACCTGGGCGGGTTCGTCATCGAGGAATTTGTCGTCGAATCGTGCAAGGCGACCGCTCTGGAGCACTACGACGAGCATGACCCGCTCGATCGTCAGGGACTGGCGCGGTTAGATGGTTCACATCGCGGCCAGGCGCCTGTCGAACCGGCCGCCGATGCCGCCGACTGGTAG
- a CDS encoding MBL fold metallo-hydrolase, with amino-acid sequence MIDKKWIKAGFGAMGLLAATAATVFYWSTGWGASLGGDPDGERLERIRQSKQWSDEDGIFVNSVPTTVMMPGKTWEVTLDWFDKPGDAVPDTPPSTVRPVFSEPPADGLRVTWLGHSTTLVEIDGARILIDSVFADRASPSTLVGPLRFHPLPVDPSELPELDAIIISHDHYDHLDMRAARELAASSNAPFLVPLGVGEHLEVWDIPADRIREFDWWDETQIGPVTIAATPSRHFSGRGLLNRFSTLWASWTFVGPEHRVFFSGDTGLFDGFADIADKYGPFDIAMYEIGAFNTNWGQIHLGPEGALDAFEMMDAKLVVPIHWGTFDLGLHGWKDPIRTFATLADERGHRWAAPMPGGAIEPGVSEPKEPWWE; translated from the coding sequence GTGATCGACAAGAAATGGATAAAGGCCGGATTCGGCGCCATGGGACTGCTTGCGGCGACGGCTGCCACCGTCTTTTATTGGTCGACCGGCTGGGGCGCGTCGCTGGGCGGCGATCCCGACGGCGAGCGCCTCGAGCGCATTCGCCAGTCGAAGCAGTGGAGCGATGAGGACGGAATCTTCGTCAACTCGGTGCCCACGACCGTGATGATGCCCGGCAAGACCTGGGAGGTGACCCTCGACTGGTTCGACAAGCCCGGCGATGCGGTGCCCGACACTCCGCCGTCCACCGTGCGCCCGGTCTTCTCCGAGCCGCCGGCCGATGGCCTTCGGGTGACGTGGCTGGGCCACTCGACCACGTTGGTCGAAATCGACGGCGCGCGCATCCTCATCGACTCGGTCTTCGCCGACCGCGCCTCGCCGTCGACGCTCGTCGGCCCGCTGCGCTTCCACCCGCTGCCGGTCGACCCCTCCGAGCTTCCCGAGCTCGACGCGATCATCATCTCGCACGACCACTACGACCACCTCGACATGCGCGCCGCCCGCGAGCTCGCAGCCTCGTCGAACGCCCCCTTCCTGGTACCGCTGGGCGTCGGCGAGCACCTCGAGGTGTGGGATATCCCCGCCGACCGCATCCGCGAGTTCGACTGGTGGGACGAGACCCAGATCGGTCCGGTCACGATCGCCGCCACCCCGTCGCGCCACTTCTCGGGCCGCGGACTCCTCAACCGCTTCAGCACGCTGTGGGCCTCGTGGACCTTCGTCGGCCCCGAGCACCGCGTCTTCTTCAGCGGCGACACCGGGCTGTTCGACGGCTTCGCCGACATCGCCGACAAGTACGGCCCCTTCGACATCGCCATGTATGAAATCGGCGCCTTCAACACCAACTGGGGCCAGATTCACCTGGGCCCCGAAGGTGCCCTCGACGCCTTCGAGATGATGGACGCCAAGCTCGTCGTGCCCATCCACTGGGGCACCTTCGACCTGGGCCTGCACGGCTGGAAGGACCCCATCCGCACTTTCGCCACCCTCGCCGACGAGCGCGGCCACCGCTGGGCTGCGCCCATGCCCGGCGGCGCGATCGAGCCGGGGGTGAGTGAGCCGAAAGAGCCGTGGTGGGAGTGA
- a CDS encoding calcium/sodium antiporter: MIIEILLFVVGLVLLYFGAEFLVAGASAVALRLGITPLVVGLTVVAFGTSAPELLVCLMAAFKGTDDISVGNIIGSNIANIALILGCASLVRPLEVHVQAVRREFPVMVVASIMMVLVAFDGTITRLEGGILAISMVFYLVFAFFAAQKGGDVDVEGLDELEEADTEAPALADMAKIAGGILGLAGGAYLMVESATVIAKAIGIPELVIGITVVAFGTSLPELATSLVAAYRNESDISVGNVIGSNIFNIFLVLGLSSIVVPIAVGQAAIDFDLWIMLGVALGIWPILRTGHRVSRLEGAFMLAFYVGYVVYLFMRT, translated from the coding sequence ATGATTATCGAAATTCTCCTCTTTGTGGTGGGACTCGTCCTGCTGTACTTCGGCGCCGAGTTTCTGGTCGCCGGAGCCAGCGCGGTGGCGCTGCGTTTGGGGATCACCCCGCTTGTGGTCGGCCTGACGGTCGTCGCCTTCGGCACCAGCGCTCCCGAGTTGCTGGTCTGCTTGATGGCGGCCTTCAAGGGCACCGACGACATCTCCGTGGGCAATATCATCGGCAGCAATATCGCCAATATCGCGCTGATCTTGGGGTGTGCGTCACTGGTGCGCCCCCTCGAGGTCCACGTGCAGGCGGTGCGCCGAGAGTTTCCGGTCATGGTCGTCGCCTCGATCATGATGGTGCTCGTCGCCTTCGACGGCACGATCACCCGGCTGGAGGGCGGTATTTTGGCGATCAGCATGGTGTTCTACCTGGTCTTCGCCTTCTTCGCGGCGCAAAAAGGCGGTGACGTCGACGTCGAGGGGCTCGACGAGCTCGAGGAGGCCGACACCGAAGCGCCCGCGCTCGCCGACATGGCCAAGATCGCCGGGGGCATCCTGGGGCTGGCCGGCGGTGCGTACCTGATGGTCGAGTCGGCGACCGTGATTGCCAAGGCGATCGGCATCCCGGAGCTGGTCATCGGCATCACCGTGGTCGCCTTCGGCACGAGCCTTCCCGAGCTCGCCACCAGCTTGGTGGCCGCCTACCGCAACGAGTCCGATATCTCGGTCGGAAACGTCATCGGCTCGAATATCTTCAATATCTTTTTGGTGCTCGGCCTCTCGTCAATCGTGGTGCCGATCGCCGTCGGCCAGGCCGCCATCGACTTCGACCTGTGGATCATGTTGGGCGTGGCCCTGGGAATTTGGCCGATCTTGCGCACCGGCCATCGCGTCTCGCGCTTGGAAGGCGCCTTCATGCTGGCGTTTTATGTCGGCTATGTCGTCTACTTGTTCATGCGCACCTAA
- a CDS encoding NAD+ synthase gives MSSQSRTLRIALAQLNYTVGDLEGNVALIAEHIERARTEGADLVVFSECALLGYPPRDMVERDELIARQLAKLDEVAALSDDELGVLLGFIDKNPGEQGKTLRNAAALCHGGEVVGKVFKRLLPTYDVFDEDRYFEPGDDARTFAFKGVELGISVCEDAWNERDFWERPLYWVDPVKELAEAGAELLINIAASPFHVHKGEFRRRLLASHASSHGRTMVFVNQIGGHDELIFDGRSLVVTPDGEVSCRLAEFAEDFTVREIPVDAADAVEPPSLADISEDTATQARKAVVMGIRDYFHKSGFEGAVIGVSGGIDSALTAALAAEALGPENVLGVAMPTRYTRDMSNEDAKILADNLGIDFQTIPIEETFGAFLAQMAPAFEGYDEGIAEENIQARIRGTTLMALSNKYGKLVLVPSNKSELAVGYSTLYGDMVGALSPLGDCLKTLVYDMARSLNVEAGKEVIPGRTIERAPSAELRPDQTDQDALPPYEVLDAILEAYMNDGLSAAEIVERGFDAELVDDTLKKLFRAEYKRWQAAPVLKVTSKAFGVGWRYPLAASYADLREK, from the coding sequence ATGTCGTCACAAAGCCGTACATTGCGAATCGCCCTCGCCCAGCTCAACTACACGGTGGGAGATTTGGAGGGCAATGTCGCCCTCATCGCCGAGCATATCGAGCGAGCGCGCACCGAAGGGGCCGATCTGGTGGTCTTCTCGGAGTGCGCGTTGCTGGGGTATCCGCCGCGCGACATGGTCGAGCGCGATGAGCTCATCGCCCGCCAACTCGCCAAGCTCGACGAGGTCGCCGCGTTGAGTGACGACGAGCTGGGCGTGCTCTTGGGCTTTATCGACAAGAACCCCGGCGAGCAGGGAAAGACGCTTCGCAACGCGGCCGCGCTGTGTCACGGCGGCGAGGTCGTCGGCAAGGTTTTCAAGCGCCTGCTGCCGACTTACGACGTGTTCGACGAGGACCGCTACTTCGAGCCGGGCGACGATGCGCGCACGTTCGCGTTCAAGGGCGTCGAGTTGGGCATCAGCGTGTGCGAAGACGCCTGGAACGAGCGCGATTTCTGGGAGCGCCCGCTCTACTGGGTCGACCCGGTCAAAGAGCTCGCCGAGGCGGGCGCCGAGTTGCTGATCAACATCGCCGCCAGCCCCTTCCACGTGCACAAGGGCGAGTTTCGCCGTCGGCTGCTGGCGAGCCACGCCAGCTCGCATGGGCGCACGATGGTCTTCGTCAACCAGATCGGCGGCCACGACGAGCTCATCTTCGACGGCCGCTCCCTGGTCGTCACGCCCGACGGGGAGGTGTCCTGCCGGCTCGCCGAGTTCGCCGAGGACTTCACCGTCCGCGAGATTCCGGTCGATGCGGCCGACGCCGTCGAGCCGCCGAGCTTGGCCGACATCTCCGAGGATACCGCCACTCAGGCCCGAAAGGCGGTGGTGATGGGGATTCGCGATTACTTTCACAAGAGCGGCTTCGAGGGCGCGGTCATCGGCGTCTCCGGTGGTATCGACTCGGCGCTGACCGCCGCGCTGGCTGCCGAGGCGCTGGGGCCCGAAAACGTGCTCGGCGTGGCGATGCCCACGCGCTACACGCGCGACATGAGCAACGAGGACGCCAAGATTTTGGCCGACAACCTGGGGATCGACTTTCAGACCATCCCCATCGAAGAGACGTTCGGCGCGTTTTTGGCGCAGATGGCCCCCGCCTTCGAAGGCTATGACGAAGGGATCGCCGAGGAGAATATTCAGGCGCGTATCCGCGGCACGACCTTGATGGCACTGAGCAACAAGTACGGAAAGCTCGTGCTGGTGCCCAGCAACAAGAGCGAGCTCGCCGTGGGCTACTCGACGCTGTACGGGGACATGGTCGGCGCGCTGAGTCCGCTAGGAGACTGCCTCAAGACGCTGGTCTATGACATGGCTCGGTCGCTGAACGTGGAGGCGGGCAAAGAGGTCATCCCGGGGCGCACCATCGAGCGCGCTCCGTCGGCGGAGCTTCGCCCCGACCAGACCGACCAGGACGCGCTGCCGCCCTACGAGGTGCTCGACGCCATCTTGGAGGCTTACATGAACGACGGGTTGTCGGCTGCCGAGATCGTCGAGCGCGGCTTCGACGCCGAGCTCGTCGACGACACGCTCAAAAAGCTGTTTCGCGCCGAGTACAAGCGCTGGCAGGCCGCGCCGGTGCTCAAGGTGACGTCCAAGGCGTTCGGCGTCGGTTGGCGCTACCCGCTGGCGGCGAGCTACGCCGATTTGCGCGAGAAATGA
- a CDS encoding biotin--[acetyl-CoA-carboxylase] ligase, producing the protein MAERPPIIFHDTVDSTNDVALRAAGEGAEHGACWAADRQTAGRGRREVGGKRRSWFSPENANLYMTVLLRPDLEPSRASGLTLATAAGVCSLLRGLTGLDIWVKWPNDLYIGPKKLAGILSEALTGSGGFEAVVVGLGINVNTTAEQVPDELADIMTSLRIEAGQVFDRLRLLQGIRDVVVKYTDQYADEGWSSFIDELKGYDRTVGRQVQVSKNGGWRDGVSQGISDDGGLLVEIDGVVEKVQAGEVKFR; encoded by the coding sequence ATGGCCGAGCGACCGCCAATCATCTTCCACGACACGGTGGATTCGACCAACGACGTGGCGCTACGCGCGGCCGGCGAGGGCGCCGAGCACGGGGCGTGCTGGGCGGCCGACCGGCAGACCGCAGGGCGTGGGCGGCGCGAGGTCGGCGGCAAGCGTCGCAGCTGGTTTTCGCCCGAAAACGCCAACCTCTACATGACCGTGCTGCTTCGGCCCGACCTGGAGCCGTCGCGCGCCTCGGGGCTGACGCTGGCGACCGCGGCCGGCGTCTGCTCGCTGTTGCGCGGGCTGACGGGCCTGGACATCTGGGTCAAGTGGCCCAACGACCTGTATATCGGCCCAAAGAAGCTCGCCGGGATCTTGAGCGAGGCGCTCACCGGCTCGGGGGGCTTCGAGGCGGTTGTCGTTGGCCTGGGGATCAACGTGAACACCACCGCCGAGCAGGTTCCCGACGAACTCGCCGACATCATGACGAGCCTTCGCATCGAGGCGGGGCAGGTCTTCGATAGGCTTCGGCTGTTGCAGGGGATTCGCGACGTCGTCGTCAAGTACACCGATCAGTACGCCGACGAGGGATGGAGCTCATTTATCGACGAACTCAAGGGCTACGATCGCACCGTGGGGCGTCAGGTGCAGGTGTCGAAGAACGGCGGCTGGCGAGACGGCGTCTCGCAGGGCATCTCGGACGACGGGGGCTTGCTCGTCGAGATCGACGGTGTTGTGGAGAAGGTGCAAGCGGGTGAGGTGAAGTTTCGATAG
- a CDS encoding universal stress protein, which yields MYQVEQVLVPVDFSTSSRAALAFARAIGKNSPRIHLAHALGEWRPYVRRVLFPYAALGEDDVEFEHELIEEARAHMLAHLEVNPDKDKSIADLTMQIGPVKETLSERVRSVGPDMVVMGAFGEGGVQPNVLGSTAEKLLRAVTRPVVLVRDYDPKPSIDHIVVAVDLTSRSTDVVAKALGFALQVGATIELVYVLPDPLTQDTNKILARTLDFNATKILERSRSKIEALFDRMVDHVEVAYPEQDSARELLQQRKVMVGDPPRVIVDHADKVDADMVVVGGHNTQSASHRQLGRIAWTIARTAPTHVMVVPPEKEVSLLGNDES from the coding sequence ATGTACCAAGTTGAGCAAGTGCTCGTTCCGGTCGATTTCTCGACCTCCAGCCGCGCGGCGCTCGCCTTTGCGCGCGCCATCGGCAAGAACTCACCGCGCATTCACCTGGCCCACGCGCTCGGAGAGTGGCGCCCGTACGTGCGCCGCGTGCTCTTCCCGTACGCCGCGCTGGGCGAGGACGACGTGGAGTTCGAGCACGAGCTCATCGAAGAGGCGCGCGCCCACATGCTCGCCCACCTCGAGGTCAATCCCGACAAAGACAAGAGCATCGCCGATCTCACCATGCAGATCGGCCCGGTCAAAGAGACCCTGAGCGAGCGCGTGCGCAGCGTCGGCCCCGACATGGTGGTCATGGGCGCCTTTGGCGAAGGCGGCGTGCAACCCAACGTATTGGGCTCGACCGCCGAGAAGCTCCTGCGCGCGGTCACCCGCCCGGTCGTCCTCGTGCGCGACTACGACCCCAAACCGAGCATCGACCACATCGTGGTCGCCGTCGACCTGACCTCGCGCAGCACCGACGTGGTCGCCAAAGCGCTCGGGTTTGCTCTGCAGGTCGGCGCCACCATCGAACTCGTCTACGTGCTGCCCGACCCGCTCACCCAAGATACCAACAAGATTTTGGCGCGCACCCTCGACTTCAACGCCACCAAGATCTTGGAGCGCTCCCGCAGCAAGATCGAAGCGCTCTTCGACCGCATGGTCGACCACGTCGAGGTCGCCTATCCCGAGCAGGACTCGGCGCGCGAGTTGTTGCAGCAACGAAAAGTGATGGTGGGCGACCCGCCGCGGGTCATCGTCGACCACGCCGACAAGGTCGACGCCGACATGGTGGTGGTCGGCGGGCACAACACCCAGTCCGCCTCGCACCGCCAGCTGGGCCGCATCGCCTGGACGATCGCGCGCACCGCGCCGACGCATGTGATGGTGGTCCCGCCGGAGAAAGAAGTGAGCTTGTTGGGCAACGACGAGTCATAG
- a CDS encoding putative signal transducing protein has protein sequence MADENNKKTWGNIEPDEIADYELVDVYTSYNFAEAELIRDILLDNQIDCFLQKLHPSQFPMDVGKHGQIRVTVDENKVEAARSLLQEAIDEGALSGEGTFDVEG, from the coding sequence ATGGCCGACGAAAACAACAAGAAGACCTGGGGCAACATCGAGCCCGACGAGATCGCGGACTACGAGCTGGTCGACGTGTATACCAGCTACAACTTCGCCGAGGCCGAGCTGATCCGCGATATTCTGCTCGACAACCAGATCGACTGCTTTCTGCAAAAGCTGCACCCCTCGCAGTTCCCCATGGACGTGGGCAAGCACGGCCAGATCCGCGTGACGGTCGACGAGAACAAGGTCGAAGCCGCTCGCAGCCTGCTCCAAGAGGCGATCGACGAAGGGGCGCTCAGCGGCGAGGGCACCTTCGACGTCGAAGGTTGA
- a CDS encoding BtpA/SgcQ family protein — protein sequence MTTPRGIIGVIHLPAMPGDPRHDGAGGFDDVLAFALQDAEALVEGGVDGLIVENFGSAPFPKGSEGDRLPPHQVAFLTRVVTECRARFDVAVGVNCLRNDAPAAIGVAAASGADFIRVNVHTGAYVTDQGVIEGEAYRTLRYRKALDAVDVAILADVLVKHAAPLADIDPEDATKDCVQRGLADAVIVTGQATGAPVTPEFLERVRDAAGGVPVLVGSGLSPDNAAELMALCDGAIVGTYFKEGGEVHNPVDVDRVRRLVELVRQ from the coding sequence ATGACCACACCGCGCGGAATCATTGGCGTCATCCACCTGCCGGCGATGCCGGGCGATCCTCGCCATGACGGCGCCGGCGGCTTCGACGATGTGCTCGCGTTCGCCCTCCAAGACGCCGAGGCGCTCGTCGAGGGTGGCGTCGACGGACTGATCGTCGAGAATTTCGGCTCGGCGCCCTTTCCCAAGGGAAGTGAGGGAGACCGCCTTCCGCCGCACCAGGTGGCGTTTTTGACGCGCGTGGTGACGGAGTGCCGCGCGCGCTTCGACGTCGCCGTGGGCGTGAATTGCCTCCGAAACGACGCGCCCGCGGCCATCGGGGTTGCGGCTGCGTCGGGGGCAGACTTTATCCGCGTCAACGTCCACACCGGCGCGTATGTGACCGACCAAGGGGTGATCGAGGGCGAAGCGTACCGCACGCTGCGTTACCGCAAGGCGCTGGACGCCGTCGACGTGGCGATTCTGGCCGATGTACTGGTCAAGCATGCCGCTCCGTTAGCCGACATCGACCCGGAAGATGCCACCAAAGATTGCGTGCAGCGCGGTTTGGCAGACGCCGTCATCGTCACCGGCCAGGCGACCGGTGCGCCGGTGACCCCCGAGTTTTTGGAGCGCGTTCGCGACGCCGCCGGCGGCGTGCCGGTCTTGGTCGGTTCGGGGCTGAGTCCCGACAACGCCGCCGAGCTCATGGCGCTTTGCGACGGCGCCATCGTCGGCACGTACTTCAAGGAAGGCGGTGAGGTGCACAACCCGGTCGACGTCGACCGGGTGCGCAGACTCGTCGAGCTTGTTCGTCAGTAA
- a CDS encoding KamA family radical SAM protein, with protein sequence MSSKPAAAPAYKPITRANVSNTPQWQRLSPEQREAIEVVSAVLPFRTNNYVMQELIDWDRVPDDPIFRLNFAHRELLEPRHFARVAELLHRQAPRAERDAVLSEIRRQLNPHPGGQLTHNVPQIDGRKLPGLQHKYRETVLVFPSPGQTCHAYCTFCFRWAQFVGEDEYKFATREAADLVAYLKRHPEVTDVLITGGDPMVMKTKVLARYLEPLLDDPELDHVRHIRIGTKSLSYWPYRYLDGPDADAALRLFERVVESGKHLALMAHYNHPVELSTEPAQRALARVRSTGAVVRVQSPIMRHINDSSQAWAELWRASVRHGAIPYYMFVARDTGAQRYFEVPLVEAWRIFRDAYSQVSGLARTVRGPVMSSFPGKVLVNGVTRIGGRDLFALQLLQGRDPEWVGRPFFAERDDEATWLTDLVPASGVHFFFEQEPVASERRSA encoded by the coding sequence ATGAGTAGTAAGCCGGCCGCAGCCCCAGCCTACAAGCCGATCACCCGCGCCAACGTGAGCAACACGCCACAGTGGCAGCGGCTCAGCCCCGAGCAGCGCGAGGCGATCGAGGTCGTCTCGGCGGTGCTACCGTTTCGCACCAACAACTACGTGATGCAGGAGCTGATCGACTGGGACCGTGTCCCCGACGATCCGATCTTTCGGCTCAACTTCGCTCACCGCGAGCTGCTCGAGCCGCGGCATTTTGCGCGGGTCGCCGAGTTGCTTCACCGTCAGGCGCCTCGAGCGGAGCGTGACGCGGTGCTCTCCGAGATTCGGCGCCAGCTCAATCCCCACCCCGGCGGCCAGCTCACCCACAACGTCCCCCAAATCGACGGGCGCAAACTTCCCGGGCTGCAGCACAAATACCGCGAGACGGTGCTCGTATTTCCATCGCCCGGCCAAACCTGCCACGCCTACTGCACCTTCTGTTTTCGGTGGGCGCAGTTTGTCGGCGAAGACGAGTACAAATTCGCCACGCGAGAGGCGGCCGATCTGGTCGCGTATCTGAAACGCCACCCCGAGGTGACCGACGTGCTCATCACCGGCGGCGACCCGATGGTCATGAAGACCAAGGTGCTCGCCCGCTACCTCGAGCCGCTGCTCGATGATCCCGAGCTCGACCATGTGCGTCATATTCGCATCGGCACCAAGTCGTTGTCCTATTGGCCGTATCGCTACCTCGACGGGCCTGACGCCGACGCGGCGCTTCGCCTGTTCGAGCGGGTGGTCGAAAGCGGCAAGCATCTGGCGTTGATGGCCCATTACAACCACCCGGTGGAGTTGTCGACCGAACCGGCGCAGCGTGCGCTGGCGCGGGTGCGATCCACCGGCGCGGTCGTGCGGGTGCAATCGCCCATCATGCGCCACATCAACGATTCATCCCAGGCTTGGGCGGAGCTGTGGCGAGCGTCGGTGCGCCACGGCGCCATCCCCTACTACATGTTCGTGGCCCGAGACACCGGGGCGCAGCGCTACTTCGAGGTTCCGCTGGTCGAAGCGTGGCGCATCTTTCGCGATGCCTACAGCCAGGTTTCGGGGTTGGCCCGAACCGTGCGCGGGCCGGTGATGTCGAGCTTTCCGGGGAAGGTGCTGGTCAACGGCGTGACCCGCATCGGTGGGCGCGATCTCTTCGCACTGCAGTTGTTGCAGGGGCGCGATCCCGAATGGGTGGGCCGGCCGTTTTTTGCCGAGCGCGACGACGAGGCTACCTGGCTCACTGATCTCGTGCCGGCGTCCGGCGTGCATTTTTTCTTCGAGCAGGAGCCGGTCGCGAGCGAGCGGCGCTCGGCGTGA
- a CDS encoding RecQ family ATP-dependent DNA helicase, with translation MTLDATQEILRPLGPTALAPFAETADDALRQIFGYDAFRPGQREVVEHLLEGRDALVVMPTGSGKSLCYQLAGAVTQGVTLVVSPLIALMKDQVDALASTGLPACAINSSISRAQQQERIAEMYAGDYKLVYVAPERFRSPSFCEALEEIEIGLLAIDEAHCISQWGHDFRPDYRRLAEVRRRFGSPQTVALTATATEFVQRDILEQLDIDGADMLVSGFERPNLRFEVFKGKKKRDKMRHLRTLIGEHTGESVIVYVASRKQVNAVGKMLEDEGVSVGRYHGGMSAKKRTEAQERWMDGGVEVMVATNAFGMGVDKPDVRAVIHYNAPGSIEAYYQEAGRAGRDGKPARCVLMYRRSDMRIHEWFADNAYPLRMQLIRVWLHLRSLGPGEHKTTPAKLAKGARGRGQKLPPMVVGACLDLLSRAGHIRRKRGSVEVIKDAEPLELDVDFDRLEDRRHLAKEQIRNVSDYAGARDCYQASLLAHFGSAPSFGEECGHCGLCDPR, from the coding sequence ATGACGCTCGATGCCACCCAAGAAATATTGCGCCCGCTCGGTCCCACGGCGCTCGCCCCGTTTGCCGAGACCGCCGACGACGCGCTTCGTCAGATCTTTGGCTACGACGCCTTTCGACCCGGCCAGCGCGAGGTCGTCGAACACCTGCTCGAGGGGCGCGACGCGCTGGTGGTCATGCCCACCGGCTCGGGCAAGAGCCTGTGCTACCAACTCGCCGGCGCCGTGACTCAGGGGGTAACACTGGTCGTCTCGCCGCTTATTGCATTGATGAAAGACCAGGTGGATGCGCTCGCGTCGACGGGGCTGCCGGCGTGTGCGATCAACTCGTCGATCTCGCGGGCGCAGCAGCAGGAGCGCATCGCCGAGATGTACGCCGGCGACTACAAGCTCGTCTACGTCGCCCCCGAGCGTTTTCGCAGTCCCAGCTTTTGCGAGGCGCTCGAGGAGATCGAGATCGGGCTCTTGGCGATCGACGAGGCTCATTGCATCAGCCAGTGGGGACACGATTTTCGCCCCGACTACCGGCGTCTGGCCGAGGTGCGTCGTCGCTTCGGCAGCCCGCAGACGGTGGCGTTGACCGCCACGGCGACCGAGTTCGTCCAGCGCGATATCCTCGAGCAACTCGACATCGACGGCGCCGATATGCTCGTGTCGGGCTTCGAGCGGCCCAACCTTCGCTTCGAAGTCTTCAAGGGCAAGAAGAAGCGCGACAAGATGCGCCATTTACGCACGCTCATCGGCGAGCATACCGGCGAGTCGGTGATCGTGTACGTCGCTTCGCGCAAGCAGGTGAACGCGGTGGGCAAGATGCTCGAGGACGAGGGCGTCTCGGTGGGTCGCTACCACGGTGGGATGTCGGCCAAAAAGCGCACCGAGGCTCAAGAGCGTTGGATGGACGGCGGGGTCGAAGTCATGGTGGCGACCAACGCTTTTGGGATGGGGGTCGACAAGCCGGACGTGCGCGCGGTCATCCACTACAACGCCCCGGGGAGCATCGAGGCGTACTACCAAGAGGCCGGCCGCGCCGGGCGTGACGGAAAGCCTGCGCGCTGCGTGCTGATGTATCGGCGCTCGGACATGCGCATCCACGAGTGGTTTGCCGACAACGCCTATCCGCTGCGCATGCAATTGATTCGGGTGTGGCTGCACCTTCGCTCGTTGGGCCCGGGTGAGCACAAGACGACCCCGGCGAAGCTCGCCAAGGGCGCGCGCGGCCGGGGGCAGAAGCTGCCGCCGATGGTCGTGGGGGCCTGCCTCGACTTGCTGAGCCGCGCCGGGCATATCCGTCGCAAGCGCGGCAGCGTCGAAGTCATCAAAGACGCCGAGCCGCTCGAGCTCGACGTCGACTTCGACCGCCTCGAAGATCGTCGGCACCTGGCCAAAGAGCAGATTCGCAATGTCAGCGACTACGCCGGAGCGCGCGACTGCTATCAGGCCTCCCTCCTCGCCCATTTCGGCAGCGCACCGAGCTTCGGCGAGGAGTGCGGTCATTGTGGTCTTTGCGACCCTCGTTGA
- a CDS encoding VOC family protein, whose translation MKLGPLSEIILYVEDMESQVAFYRDVLGLAVTYPAECDSYADQHWVTFDTGACSLALHGGGSQSQGKDAPKFVFDVDDIAEARQELLDHGVRVGEVRSPAPGVDVVDARDPEGNAFSIESR comes from the coding sequence ATGAAATTGGGACCCCTGAGCGAAATTATCTTATACGTCGAAGACATGGAGTCGCAGGTCGCGTTCTACCGCGATGTCCTCGGTCTCGCGGTTACCTACCCTGCCGAGTGCGACTCTTATGCCGACCAGCACTGGGTGACCTTCGATACCGGCGCGTGCTCCCTCGCGCTGCATGGCGGCGGCAGCCAAAGCCAAGGCAAAGATGCCCCCAAATTCGTCTTCGACGTCGACGATATCGCCGAGGCTCGCCAAGAGCTCCTCGACCACGGCGTCCGCGTCGGCGAGGTGCGAAGCCCCGCCCCGGGCGTCGACGTGGTCGACGCTCGCGATCCGGAAGGCAACGCGTTTTCAATCGAGTCGCGTTAA